In a single window of the Pyrococcus sp. NA2 genome:
- the rnz gene encoding ribonuclease Z, whose amino-acid sequence MIEVIFLGTGGIKPTPERNVPSIAIRIDGEITLFDAGEGTLRQMEIAGISPMKVKRIFITHFHGDHYLGIPALVQTMSLWKRRDPLHIYGPEGASTFIENLLKSGYFEPPFDVIVHEIPGKYRLKFENYEIWSFEVSHGIPALGYVFKERDKRGNFDLEKIKRLGLKPGSWMKELEKKKILEINGTIIRLSDVTGPKKRGAKIVYTGDTEPCENVTLFSKRATILIHEATYVSEEDRGESYHTTIREACETWHDSKAKMLVMFHRGPRYSYAEYKRKVFEICPQAIVPRDFDRIIVKGENDVLLKVR is encoded by the coding sequence ATGATAGAGGTAATATTCTTAGGGACTGGAGGGATAAAACCGACTCCCGAGAGAAACGTTCCTTCGATAGCAATTAGGATAGATGGTGAGATAACTCTATTTGATGCTGGAGAAGGAACTTTAAGACAAATGGAAATAGCTGGCATAAGCCCAATGAAAGTCAAAAGGATATTCATAACACATTTTCATGGTGACCATTACCTTGGAATTCCAGCTCTAGTACAGACGATGAGCCTGTGGAAGAGGAGAGATCCATTGCACATTTATGGTCCCGAAGGAGCTTCAACATTCATTGAGAACTTACTTAAAAGTGGTTATTTTGAGCCTCCATTTGATGTCATAGTCCATGAAATCCCAGGGAAATATAGACTGAAGTTTGAAAATTATGAAATTTGGAGCTTCGAAGTCTCTCACGGGATCCCCGCTTTAGGTTACGTGTTCAAGGAGAGAGATAAGAGGGGGAACTTTGATCTTGAAAAAATAAAAAGACTCGGACTAAAACCGGGCTCTTGGATGAAGGAACTTGAAAAGAAAAAAATTCTAGAGATAAATGGGACGATTATAAGACTCTCCGACGTTACTGGACCTAAAAAGAGAGGAGCGAAGATTGTTTACACTGGGGATACAGAACCCTGTGAAAATGTGACCTTATTCTCAAAAAGGGCAACCATTTTAATACATGAAGCAACATATGTAAGTGAGGAAGATAGGGGAGAAAGTTATCACACAACGATAAGAGAAGCATGTGAAACTTGGCATGATTCAAAGGCAAAGATGTTAGTCATGTTTCATAGGGGACCAAGATATTCCTATGCTGAGTACAAAAGGAAAGTATTTGAAATATGTCCCCAAGCAATAGTTCCCAGGGATTTCGACAGAATCATCGTGAAGGGGGAGAATGATGTCCTACTTAAGGTACGTTAA
- a CDS encoding aspartate/glutamate racemase family protein, which produces MFGWRGRIGLIVPSSNTTMEMEFHSMLPEGVSLHVSRMPLKNVTEEELLKMTSYAIEAAKLLSDAGVEIIAFGCTSGSFIGGKDFERELEMKIEDEVNIETFTTSTAVLEALSVLDIQTVLVVTPYIEEINQREKEFLEANGFDVLDIKGLNIQDNLEIGKLEPYVAYRLAKATFTGDADGIFISCTNFRTFEIIEKLERDLGVPVVTSNQATLWMALREIDVRDPLPLGKLLREY; this is translated from the coding sequence ATGTTTGGCTGGAGAGGAAGGATAGGCCTTATCGTGCCATCTTCAAACACCACCATGGAAATGGAGTTTCATTCTATGTTACCCGAGGGAGTCTCTTTACATGTCTCTAGAATGCCACTAAAGAACGTTACCGAGGAGGAACTATTGAAGATGACAAGTTATGCTATCGAAGCTGCCAAGCTACTTTCTGATGCAGGAGTTGAGATAATAGCCTTCGGATGTACAAGCGGATCCTTTATAGGAGGGAAAGACTTCGAAAGAGAACTGGAAATGAAGATTGAAGATGAAGTCAATATAGAGACCTTCACGACAAGTACTGCCGTTTTAGAAGCCTTGTCAGTTCTAGATATCCAAACTGTTCTCGTAGTTACACCTTACATCGAAGAGATAAACCAGAGAGAAAAGGAATTTCTAGAAGCAAATGGATTTGACGTTTTGGATATAAAAGGACTCAACATTCAGGACAATCTTGAGATTGGAAAGCTAGAGCCCTATGTAGCTTATAGACTTGCAAAGGCAACCTTCACTGGAGATGCCGATGGAATATTCATCAGTTGCACGAACTTCAGAACATTTGAGATAATAGAGAAACTTGAAAGAGACTTGGGAGTTCCAGTTGTTACGAGCAATCAAGCAACGCTCTGGATGGCTCTGAGAGAAATTGATGTGAGAGATCCACTTCCCTTAGGAAAACTCCTGAGGGAATACTAA
- the pyrE gene encoding orotate phosphoribosyltransferase has product MKDKLIELIIKEGCIKFGHFILTSGKESNYYIDIKKLITNPEALKIIARLIKEKAEELGLEYDKVAGPELGAVPIATALSLETNKPLLIIRKKKKEHGTGKIIEGEVREGDRVLLVEDVTTTGGSVIRAAKILREHGANVVGIFVVVDREEGARENIEKEGFSLHPLVLVSELFEAAGVSKA; this is encoded by the coding sequence ATGAAGGATAAGTTAATCGAGCTGATAATAAAGGAGGGTTGCATAAAGTTCGGCCACTTCATATTAACATCAGGAAAAGAAAGCAACTATTACATCGACATTAAGAAGTTAATAACGAACCCAGAGGCCTTAAAGATAATAGCAAGGTTAATCAAGGAGAAAGCCGAGGAACTTGGGCTAGAGTATGATAAAGTTGCGGGACCGGAACTTGGAGCAGTGCCAATAGCAACGGCTCTTTCTCTAGAAACTAATAAGCCATTATTAATAATAAGGAAGAAGAAAAAGGAGCATGGTACTGGAAAAATAATTGAGGGAGAAGTGAGGGAAGGAGATAGGGTTCTGTTAGTTGAGGACGTGACCACAACTGGAGGTAGCGTAATAAGAGCTGCTAAGATTCTCAGGGAACATGGAGCCAACGTCGTCGGGATATTTGTGGTTGTTGATAGAGAGGAGGGTGCCAGGGAAAACATCGAAAAGGAAGGATTTAGTTTGCATCCATTGGTTTTGGTGAGTGAACTCTTTGAAGCTGCTGGAGTTTCCAAAGCCTAA
- a CDS encoding TraB domain-containing protein gives MSYLRYVKVIGTVHVSQDSVKKVRQVILSEDPDAIALELDYERLLALLSGATLTFSQALKLGKRGILAYILQEIEIAIGKEAGTIPGGEMIEAFNVARSLGIPIYVIDRPIQITLSRLLTIPLSEKIRGLVEILGVLLFPRVQANEDYTSLRMEFQRKYPTMYKILVEERDEFMAQNLMRIVDALLERKKKIKVIAVVGLGHKRGIERILSRHSPEGINQ, from the coding sequence ATGTCCTACTTAAGGTACGTTAAGGTCATTGGAACAGTGCATGTCTCTCAAGACAGCGTGAAAAAGGTTAGGCAAGTTATCCTTTCTGAGGATCCTGATGCAATAGCTCTAGAGTTGGACTACGAGAGGTTGTTAGCATTATTAAGCGGTGCAACTCTTACGTTTTCTCAGGCATTAAAGCTTGGAAAAAGAGGAATTTTAGCATATATTCTTCAGGAAATCGAAATTGCAATTGGAAAAGAAGCCGGAACTATCCCAGGAGGGGAGATGATAGAAGCGTTTAACGTTGCACGCTCCCTTGGGATTCCTATATACGTTATAGATAGACCAATCCAAATTACGCTTTCAAGACTGCTCACAATCCCACTTTCCGAAAAGATAAGAGGATTAGTTGAGATCCTTGGAGTTTTGCTATTTCCCAGAGTCCAGGCGAATGAAGATTATACAAGCTTAAGAATGGAGTTTCAAAGGAAGTATCCCACGATGTATAAGATTCTAGTCGAGGAGAGAGATGAATTCATGGCCCAAAACCTAATGAGGATAGTCGATGCACTCCTAGAGAGAAAGAAAAAGATAAAAGTTATTGCTGTTGTGGGACTTGGACATAAGAGGGGGATAGAAAGGATTTTATCCCGGCACTCTCCTGAGGGCATTAATCAGTAA